A stretch of DNA from Brevibacillus ruminantium:
TGCGATTTCCTGGGACAGGTCGCCGGTCCCGCAGCCTACATCGAGAATTCTTTCCCCGGGCTTTGCGTCAAGCAGGTCCAAAATTCCTTTTCCCAAGATCGAAACAAAACTCATCTTTCTGTCGTAAAGCTGAGAATTCCATGGATTCTTGTCGCTCATCAAAATCCCTCCTTGGTTTGTTTTTACCAGCACCAAGGGAATTAGTCAAATCTATAAAGAATATAAAATCAATAGTTTTTACCTATACACGTGTCTAGCTGCACTGGAAGCGTATGCCAAGGAGTGTCTGCGAACACAGTACTTTCTCCAGAAAAAATCACCGAAACGGACTTGAGGTGGGACAGATCACGTGGCATTCTGGACCGCCCATGCGAGAAGCAGAGATCGTCTGTGCCTCTTACTCCTCGGCCGTTCGTGCAAAAATCAGGTGATCCTCCCACACTCCGTTGATTTGCAGGTATCGAAGGGAGAGCCCTTCCTGTCTGAAGCCGTTTTTCAACAAGACCTTGATCGAGCCCAGGTTATGAGGCATGACAGCAGCCTGTACCCGATGAAGCTGGCCTTCCGTAAAGGCAAACCGAACGACCTGACCGACTGCTTCCGTCATAATCCCTTGGCCGTTGTAGCTTTGATCAAGCAAATAGCCCAGTGTGGCGTTTTGCCAAGCACCGCGAGACACATTGGAGAGGTTTACCCGCCCGATCAGGATGCCGCTTTCTTTTGCAAAGATGCCAAAGGAATACCCGGTACCATGAAGAAAGCACCGCTCT
This window harbors:
- a CDS encoding GNAT family N-acetyltransferase; the encoded protein is MYEASSFTMRPLRISDAPAMLALRLRNQHFLQPFEPIRPASFFTLEEQARQLEEAERCFLHGTGYSFGIFAKESGILIGRVNLSNVSRGAWQNATLGYLLDQSYNGQGIMTEAVGQVVRFAFTEGQLHRVQAAVMPHNLGSIKVLLKNGFRQEGLSLRYLQINGVWEDHLIFARTAEE